In the Ctenopharyngodon idella isolate HZGC_01 chromosome 4, HZGC01, whole genome shotgun sequence genome, one interval contains:
- the LOC127511087 gene encoding uncharacterized protein LOC127511087 isoform X3, with protein sequence MVYNRRPKRRAARQLQTMASRGTQESTRKRKQTTSDDSPVPRTRGPGPSTPGRAAKSPYCKPVANACRHQPLTPKKTGFSAPEVEKGERKNIRLCQLAINNDLKISGKSTSSQIMEKDHSSIKGLSLAHVIKNNRSKKVEDGSNENLPMFKLNLDETWKNSDGFCRRCTFGNNITKENKTIMMIGATGAGKTTLINSMINYILGVQWKDDFRFVLIHEGKQKSQAESQTSEITAYQINHRHGFQVPYSLTIVDTPGFGDTRGISHDQKITKQIQEFFSARGGIDRIDAVCFVVQASLARLTHTQKYIFDAILSVFGKDIAENILVMVTFADGKKPPVLEAIKVSEVPCSTNESGESLHFKFNNSAVLATNNQSAEDEEFGCNNFDQMFWKLGLCSMKKFFTSLSKMETKSLSLTREVLKERQHLEVLVEGLQPQINAGLTKLDEIKKTRAALEQHKAEMDANKDFEYEVEVTVPKQIENNTDCFLTNCQKCHYTCHETCIFSNDSDKYLCCAMTDRVCTVCPGKCDWKIHFNQKYKWVYVPEKRKETYKELKKRFEEAHGQVMSKEKIFEELEKEFQVVQDTVARLIERSQKSLERLQEIALKPNPLSTPDYIDLMIESEKQEAKPGFQDRIHSLMEVRKKAELISQVSTGEVLPEDWEGRKSQEELPYSPGLLCRMKEGFDEGFRVIKKFLPKKQ encoded by the exons GTGTATAACAGAAGACCCAAACGCAGAGCTGCCAGACAACTACAGACAATGGCTAGTCGTGGAACTCAGGAGAGCACGAGGAAAAGGAAGCAGACCACGAGTGATGACAGCCCAGTGCCCAGGACAAGAGGACCGGGACCGTCAACCCCAGGGAGAGCTGCCAAATCACCTTACTGCAAACCAGTAGCAAAC gcATGCCGTCATCAGCCGCTAACACCGAAAAAAACAGGGTTTAGTGCAC CAGAGGTGGAAAAAGGTGAGAGAAAGAATATTAGACTGTGCCAGCTTGCTATTAACAACGACCTTAAAATATCTGGAAAAAGCACAAGCAGTCAAATCATGGAAAAAGACCACAGCAGTATAAAGGGCTTAAGTCTTGCACATGTTATAAAGAACAACCGGAGCAAAAAAGTAGAAGATGGAAGCAATGAAAACCTACCCATGTTTAAACTCAACCTGGATGAAACATGGAAGAACAGTGATGGATTCTGCAGAAGATGCACATTTGGGAATAACATAACAAAAGAGAACAAGACCATTATGATGATCGGAGCCACAGGTGCAGGAAAAACCACTCTAATTAACAGCATGATCAACTACATTCTGGGAGTGCAATGGAAAGATGACTTCCGGTTTGTGTTAATACATGAAGGGAAGCAGAAATCTCAGGCTGAAAGTCAGACTTCAGAGATCACGGCATATCAAATTAATCACAGGCATGGTTTCCAGGTTCCATATTCTCTGACTATTGTGGACACACCAGGCTTCGGTGATACCAGAGGAATTTCACATGACCAGAAAATCACAAAGCAGATTCAGGAGTTCTTTTCTGCCCGTGGAGGCATCGACCGCATTGATGCCGTGTGTTTTGTAGTACAGGCTTCACTTGCCcgtctgacacacacacagaaatacaTCTTTGACGCCATTCTTTCCGTATTTGGAAAGGATATTGCTGAAAACATCCTTGTGATGGTCACGTTTGCAGATGGGAAAAAACCTCCTGTACTTGAGGCCATCAAAGTATCTGAGGTTCCCTGTTCTACCAACGAGTCTGGAGAGTCTCTTCACTTCAAGTTCAACAACTCTGCTGTGCTTGCTACCAATAATCAATCTGCAGAGGATGAGGAGTTTGGCTGTAACAACTTTGATCAAATGTTCTGGAAGTTGGGACTTTGTAGCATGAAAAAATTCTTCACATCCCTCAGCAAGATGGAAACCAAGAGCTTGTCTCTGACACGGGAGGTCCTAAAAGAGCGACAGCATCTGGAAGTGCTTGTGGAAGGTCTCCAGCCCCAAATCAATGCTGGTCTGACAAAACTGGATGAAATCAAGAAGACAAGAGCTGCTCTGGAGCAGCACAAAGCTGAAATGGATGCAAACAAGGATTTTGAATATGAGGTAGAAGTAACTGTCCCAAAACAAATTGAAAACAACACTGACTGCTTCTTAACCAACtgccaaaagtgtcattacacttgtcatgaaacatgcattttttcaaATGACAGTGATAAATATTTATGTTGTGCTATGACAGACAGAGTGTGTACAGTCTGTCCTGGAAAGTGTGATTGGAAAATTCACTTTAATCAGAAATACAAATGGGTTTATGTCccagaaaaaagaaaggaaaccTACAAGGAATTAAAAAAGCGATTTGAGGAAGCACATGGGCAGGTCATGTCAAAAGAAAAGATCTTTGAAGAGCTTGAAAAGGAGTTTCAGGTTGTCCAGGATACTGTAGCCAGACTAATTGAAAGATCTCAAAAGTCCTTGGAGCGTCTGCAGGAAATCGCCCTCAAGCCCAATCCTCTGTCCACCCCTGACTACATTGATCTGATGATTGAGTCTGAGAAACAAGAAGCCAAACCTGGATTTCAAGATCGCATTCACTCTTTAATGGAAGTCAGGAAGAAGGCTGAGCTTATCAGTCAGGTTTCTACAGGAGAAGTGCTTCCAGAGGATTGGGAAGGTCGCAAATCACAGGAAGAACTACCTTATAGTCCAGGCCTCCTGTGTCGGATGAAGGAAGGTTTCGACGAAGGTTTTCGAGTTATCAAAAAATTCCTACCAAAGAAACAGTGA
- the LOC127511087 gene encoding uncharacterized protein LOC127511087 isoform X1, with product MSRIYTVSFFGFVKVYNRRPKRRAARQLQTMASRGTQESTRKRKQTTSDDSPVPRTRGPGPSTPGRAAKSPYCKPVANACRHQPLTPKKTGFSAPEVEKGERKNIRLCQLAINNDLKISGKSTSSQIMEKDHSSIKGLSLAHVIKNNRSKKVEDGSNENLPMFKLNLDETWKNSDGFCRRCTFGNNITKENKTIMMIGATGAGKTTLINSMINYILGVQWKDDFRFVLIHEGKQKSQAESQTSEITAYQINHRHGFQVPYSLTIVDTPGFGDTRGISHDQKITKQIQEFFSARGGIDRIDAVCFVVQASLARLTHTQKYIFDAILSVFGKDIAENILVMVTFADGKKPPVLEAIKVSEVPCSTNESGESLHFKFNNSAVLATNNQSAEDEEFGCNNFDQMFWKLGLCSMKKFFTSLSKMETKSLSLTREVLKERQHLEVLVEGLQPQINAGLTKLDEIKKTRAALEQHKAEMDANKDFEYEVEVTVPKQIENNTDCFLTNCQKCHYTCHETCIFSNDSDKYLCCAMTDRVCTVCPGKCDWKIHFNQKYKWVYVPEKRKETYKELKKRFEEAHGQVMSKEKIFEELEKEFQVVQDTVARLIERSQKSLERLQEIALKPNPLSTPDYIDLMIESEKQEAKPGFQDRIHSLMEVRKKAELISQVSTGEVLPEDWEGRKSQEELPYSPGLLCRMKEGFDEGFRVIKKFLPKKQ from the exons TTTTGTCAAGGTGTATAACAGAAGACCCAAACGCAGAGCTGCCAGACAACTACAGACAATGGCTAGTCGTGGAACTCAGGAGAGCACGAGGAAAAGGAAGCAGACCACGAGTGATGACAGCCCAGTGCCCAGGACAAGAGGACCGGGACCGTCAACCCCAGGGAGAGCTGCCAAATCACCTTACTGCAAACCAGTAGCAAAC gcATGCCGTCATCAGCCGCTAACACCGAAAAAAACAGGGTTTAGTGCAC CAGAGGTGGAAAAAGGTGAGAGAAAGAATATTAGACTGTGCCAGCTTGCTATTAACAACGACCTTAAAATATCTGGAAAAAGCACAAGCAGTCAAATCATGGAAAAAGACCACAGCAGTATAAAGGGCTTAAGTCTTGCACATGTTATAAAGAACAACCGGAGCAAAAAAGTAGAAGATGGAAGCAATGAAAACCTACCCATGTTTAAACTCAACCTGGATGAAACATGGAAGAACAGTGATGGATTCTGCAGAAGATGCACATTTGGGAATAACATAACAAAAGAGAACAAGACCATTATGATGATCGGAGCCACAGGTGCAGGAAAAACCACTCTAATTAACAGCATGATCAACTACATTCTGGGAGTGCAATGGAAAGATGACTTCCGGTTTGTGTTAATACATGAAGGGAAGCAGAAATCTCAGGCTGAAAGTCAGACTTCAGAGATCACGGCATATCAAATTAATCACAGGCATGGTTTCCAGGTTCCATATTCTCTGACTATTGTGGACACACCAGGCTTCGGTGATACCAGAGGAATTTCACATGACCAGAAAATCACAAAGCAGATTCAGGAGTTCTTTTCTGCCCGTGGAGGCATCGACCGCATTGATGCCGTGTGTTTTGTAGTACAGGCTTCACTTGCCcgtctgacacacacacagaaatacaTCTTTGACGCCATTCTTTCCGTATTTGGAAAGGATATTGCTGAAAACATCCTTGTGATGGTCACGTTTGCAGATGGGAAAAAACCTCCTGTACTTGAGGCCATCAAAGTATCTGAGGTTCCCTGTTCTACCAACGAGTCTGGAGAGTCTCTTCACTTCAAGTTCAACAACTCTGCTGTGCTTGCTACCAATAATCAATCTGCAGAGGATGAGGAGTTTGGCTGTAACAACTTTGATCAAATGTTCTGGAAGTTGGGACTTTGTAGCATGAAAAAATTCTTCACATCCCTCAGCAAGATGGAAACCAAGAGCTTGTCTCTGACACGGGAGGTCCTAAAAGAGCGACAGCATCTGGAAGTGCTTGTGGAAGGTCTCCAGCCCCAAATCAATGCTGGTCTGACAAAACTGGATGAAATCAAGAAGACAAGAGCTGCTCTGGAGCAGCACAAAGCTGAAATGGATGCAAACAAGGATTTTGAATATGAGGTAGAAGTAACTGTCCCAAAACAAATTGAAAACAACACTGACTGCTTCTTAACCAACtgccaaaagtgtcattacacttgtcatgaaacatgcattttttcaaATGACAGTGATAAATATTTATGTTGTGCTATGACAGACAGAGTGTGTACAGTCTGTCCTGGAAAGTGTGATTGGAAAATTCACTTTAATCAGAAATACAAATGGGTTTATGTCccagaaaaaagaaaggaaaccTACAAGGAATTAAAAAAGCGATTTGAGGAAGCACATGGGCAGGTCATGTCAAAAGAAAAGATCTTTGAAGAGCTTGAAAAGGAGTTTCAGGTTGTCCAGGATACTGTAGCCAGACTAATTGAAAGATCTCAAAAGTCCTTGGAGCGTCTGCAGGAAATCGCCCTCAAGCCCAATCCTCTGTCCACCCCTGACTACATTGATCTGATGATTGAGTCTGAGAAACAAGAAGCCAAACCTGGATTTCAAGATCGCATTCACTCTTTAATGGAAGTCAGGAAGAAGGCTGAGCTTATCAGTCAGGTTTCTACAGGAGAAGTGCTTCCAGAGGATTGGGAAGGTCGCAAATCACAGGAAGAACTACCTTATAGTCCAGGCCTCCTGTGTCGGATGAAGGAAGGTTTCGACGAAGGTTTTCGAGTTATCAAAAAATTCCTACCAAAGAAACAGTGA
- the LOC127511087 gene encoding uncharacterized protein LOC127511087 isoform X4 gives MASRGTQESTRKRKQTTSDDSPVPRTRGPGPSTPGRAAKSPYCKPVANACRHQPLTPKKTGFSAPEVEKGERKNIRLCQLAINNDLKISGKSTSSQIMEKDHSSIKGLSLAHVIKNNRSKKVEDGSNENLPMFKLNLDETWKNSDGFCRRCTFGNNITKENKTIMMIGATGAGKTTLINSMINYILGVQWKDDFRFVLIHEGKQKSQAESQTSEITAYQINHRHGFQVPYSLTIVDTPGFGDTRGISHDQKITKQIQEFFSARGGIDRIDAVCFVVQASLARLTHTQKYIFDAILSVFGKDIAENILVMVTFADGKKPPVLEAIKVSEVPCSTNESGESLHFKFNNSAVLATNNQSAEDEEFGCNNFDQMFWKLGLCSMKKFFTSLSKMETKSLSLTREVLKERQHLEVLVEGLQPQINAGLTKLDEIKKTRAALEQHKAEMDANKDFEYEVEVTVPKQIENNTDCFLTNCQKCHYTCHETCIFSNDSDKYLCCAMTDRVCTVCPGKCDWKIHFNQKYKWVYVPEKRKETYKELKKRFEEAHGQVMSKEKIFEELEKEFQVVQDTVARLIERSQKSLERLQEIALKPNPLSTPDYIDLMIESEKQEAKPGFQDRIHSLMEVRKKAELISQVSTGEVLPEDWEGRKSQEELPYSPGLLCRMKEGFDEGFRVIKKFLPKKQ, from the exons ATGGCTAGTCGTGGAACTCAGGAGAGCACGAGGAAAAGGAAGCAGACCACGAGTGATGACAGCCCAGTGCCCAGGACAAGAGGACCGGGACCGTCAACCCCAGGGAGAGCTGCCAAATCACCTTACTGCAAACCAGTAGCAAAC gcATGCCGTCATCAGCCGCTAACACCGAAAAAAACAGGGTTTAGTGCAC CAGAGGTGGAAAAAGGTGAGAGAAAGAATATTAGACTGTGCCAGCTTGCTATTAACAACGACCTTAAAATATCTGGAAAAAGCACAAGCAGTCAAATCATGGAAAAAGACCACAGCAGTATAAAGGGCTTAAGTCTTGCACATGTTATAAAGAACAACCGGAGCAAAAAAGTAGAAGATGGAAGCAATGAAAACCTACCCATGTTTAAACTCAACCTGGATGAAACATGGAAGAACAGTGATGGATTCTGCAGAAGATGCACATTTGGGAATAACATAACAAAAGAGAACAAGACCATTATGATGATCGGAGCCACAGGTGCAGGAAAAACCACTCTAATTAACAGCATGATCAACTACATTCTGGGAGTGCAATGGAAAGATGACTTCCGGTTTGTGTTAATACATGAAGGGAAGCAGAAATCTCAGGCTGAAAGTCAGACTTCAGAGATCACGGCATATCAAATTAATCACAGGCATGGTTTCCAGGTTCCATATTCTCTGACTATTGTGGACACACCAGGCTTCGGTGATACCAGAGGAATTTCACATGACCAGAAAATCACAAAGCAGATTCAGGAGTTCTTTTCTGCCCGTGGAGGCATCGACCGCATTGATGCCGTGTGTTTTGTAGTACAGGCTTCACTTGCCcgtctgacacacacacagaaatacaTCTTTGACGCCATTCTTTCCGTATTTGGAAAGGATATTGCTGAAAACATCCTTGTGATGGTCACGTTTGCAGATGGGAAAAAACCTCCTGTACTTGAGGCCATCAAAGTATCTGAGGTTCCCTGTTCTACCAACGAGTCTGGAGAGTCTCTTCACTTCAAGTTCAACAACTCTGCTGTGCTTGCTACCAATAATCAATCTGCAGAGGATGAGGAGTTTGGCTGTAACAACTTTGATCAAATGTTCTGGAAGTTGGGACTTTGTAGCATGAAAAAATTCTTCACATCCCTCAGCAAGATGGAAACCAAGAGCTTGTCTCTGACACGGGAGGTCCTAAAAGAGCGACAGCATCTGGAAGTGCTTGTGGAAGGTCTCCAGCCCCAAATCAATGCTGGTCTGACAAAACTGGATGAAATCAAGAAGACAAGAGCTGCTCTGGAGCAGCACAAAGCTGAAATGGATGCAAACAAGGATTTTGAATATGAGGTAGAAGTAACTGTCCCAAAACAAATTGAAAACAACACTGACTGCTTCTTAACCAACtgccaaaagtgtcattacacttgtcatgaaacatgcattttttcaaATGACAGTGATAAATATTTATGTTGTGCTATGACAGACAGAGTGTGTACAGTCTGTCCTGGAAAGTGTGATTGGAAAATTCACTTTAATCAGAAATACAAATGGGTTTATGTCccagaaaaaagaaaggaaaccTACAAGGAATTAAAAAAGCGATTTGAGGAAGCACATGGGCAGGTCATGTCAAAAGAAAAGATCTTTGAAGAGCTTGAAAAGGAGTTTCAGGTTGTCCAGGATACTGTAGCCAGACTAATTGAAAGATCTCAAAAGTCCTTGGAGCGTCTGCAGGAAATCGCCCTCAAGCCCAATCCTCTGTCCACCCCTGACTACATTGATCTGATGATTGAGTCTGAGAAACAAGAAGCCAAACCTGGATTTCAAGATCGCATTCACTCTTTAATGGAAGTCAGGAAGAAGGCTGAGCTTATCAGTCAGGTTTCTACAGGAGAAGTGCTTCCAGAGGATTGGGAAGGTCGCAAATCACAGGAAGAACTACCTTATAGTCCAGGCCTCCTGTGTCGGATGAAGGAAGGTTTCGACGAAGGTTTTCGAGTTATCAAAAAATTCCTACCAAAGAAACAGTGA
- the LOC127511087 gene encoding uncharacterized protein LOC127511087 isoform X2 gives MSRIYTVSFFGFVKVYNRRPKRRAARQLQTMASRGTQESTRKRKQTTSDDSPVPRTRGPGPSTPGRAAKSPYCKPVANACRHQPLTPKKTGFSAQVEKGERKNIRLCQLAINNDLKISGKSTSSQIMEKDHSSIKGLSLAHVIKNNRSKKVEDGSNENLPMFKLNLDETWKNSDGFCRRCTFGNNITKENKTIMMIGATGAGKTTLINSMINYILGVQWKDDFRFVLIHEGKQKSQAESQTSEITAYQINHRHGFQVPYSLTIVDTPGFGDTRGISHDQKITKQIQEFFSARGGIDRIDAVCFVVQASLARLTHTQKYIFDAILSVFGKDIAENILVMVTFADGKKPPVLEAIKVSEVPCSTNESGESLHFKFNNSAVLATNNQSAEDEEFGCNNFDQMFWKLGLCSMKKFFTSLSKMETKSLSLTREVLKERQHLEVLVEGLQPQINAGLTKLDEIKKTRAALEQHKAEMDANKDFEYEVEVTVPKQIENNTDCFLTNCQKCHYTCHETCIFSNDSDKYLCCAMTDRVCTVCPGKCDWKIHFNQKYKWVYVPEKRKETYKELKKRFEEAHGQVMSKEKIFEELEKEFQVVQDTVARLIERSQKSLERLQEIALKPNPLSTPDYIDLMIESEKQEAKPGFQDRIHSLMEVRKKAELISQVSTGEVLPEDWEGRKSQEELPYSPGLLCRMKEGFDEGFRVIKKFLPKKQ, from the exons TTTTGTCAAGGTGTATAACAGAAGACCCAAACGCAGAGCTGCCAGACAACTACAGACAATGGCTAGTCGTGGAACTCAGGAGAGCACGAGGAAAAGGAAGCAGACCACGAGTGATGACAGCCCAGTGCCCAGGACAAGAGGACCGGGACCGTCAACCCCAGGGAGAGCTGCCAAATCACCTTACTGCAAACCAGTAGCAAAC gcATGCCGTCATCAGCCGCTAACACCGAAAAAAACAGGGTTTAGTGCAC AGGTGGAAAAAGGTGAGAGAAAGAATATTAGACTGTGCCAGCTTGCTATTAACAACGACCTTAAAATATCTGGAAAAAGCACAAGCAGTCAAATCATGGAAAAAGACCACAGCAGTATAAAGGGCTTAAGTCTTGCACATGTTATAAAGAACAACCGGAGCAAAAAAGTAGAAGATGGAAGCAATGAAAACCTACCCATGTTTAAACTCAACCTGGATGAAACATGGAAGAACAGTGATGGATTCTGCAGAAGATGCACATTTGGGAATAACATAACAAAAGAGAACAAGACCATTATGATGATCGGAGCCACAGGTGCAGGAAAAACCACTCTAATTAACAGCATGATCAACTACATTCTGGGAGTGCAATGGAAAGATGACTTCCGGTTTGTGTTAATACATGAAGGGAAGCAGAAATCTCAGGCTGAAAGTCAGACTTCAGAGATCACGGCATATCAAATTAATCACAGGCATGGTTTCCAGGTTCCATATTCTCTGACTATTGTGGACACACCAGGCTTCGGTGATACCAGAGGAATTTCACATGACCAGAAAATCACAAAGCAGATTCAGGAGTTCTTTTCTGCCCGTGGAGGCATCGACCGCATTGATGCCGTGTGTTTTGTAGTACAGGCTTCACTTGCCcgtctgacacacacacagaaatacaTCTTTGACGCCATTCTTTCCGTATTTGGAAAGGATATTGCTGAAAACATCCTTGTGATGGTCACGTTTGCAGATGGGAAAAAACCTCCTGTACTTGAGGCCATCAAAGTATCTGAGGTTCCCTGTTCTACCAACGAGTCTGGAGAGTCTCTTCACTTCAAGTTCAACAACTCTGCTGTGCTTGCTACCAATAATCAATCTGCAGAGGATGAGGAGTTTGGCTGTAACAACTTTGATCAAATGTTCTGGAAGTTGGGACTTTGTAGCATGAAAAAATTCTTCACATCCCTCAGCAAGATGGAAACCAAGAGCTTGTCTCTGACACGGGAGGTCCTAAAAGAGCGACAGCATCTGGAAGTGCTTGTGGAAGGTCTCCAGCCCCAAATCAATGCTGGTCTGACAAAACTGGATGAAATCAAGAAGACAAGAGCTGCTCTGGAGCAGCACAAAGCTGAAATGGATGCAAACAAGGATTTTGAATATGAGGTAGAAGTAACTGTCCCAAAACAAATTGAAAACAACACTGACTGCTTCTTAACCAACtgccaaaagtgtcattacacttgtcatgaaacatgcattttttcaaATGACAGTGATAAATATTTATGTTGTGCTATGACAGACAGAGTGTGTACAGTCTGTCCTGGAAAGTGTGATTGGAAAATTCACTTTAATCAGAAATACAAATGGGTTTATGTCccagaaaaaagaaaggaaaccTACAAGGAATTAAAAAAGCGATTTGAGGAAGCACATGGGCAGGTCATGTCAAAAGAAAAGATCTTTGAAGAGCTTGAAAAGGAGTTTCAGGTTGTCCAGGATACTGTAGCCAGACTAATTGAAAGATCTCAAAAGTCCTTGGAGCGTCTGCAGGAAATCGCCCTCAAGCCCAATCCTCTGTCCACCCCTGACTACATTGATCTGATGATTGAGTCTGAGAAACAAGAAGCCAAACCTGGATTTCAAGATCGCATTCACTCTTTAATGGAAGTCAGGAAGAAGGCTGAGCTTATCAGTCAGGTTTCTACAGGAGAAGTGCTTCCAGAGGATTGGGAAGGTCGCAAATCACAGGAAGAACTACCTTATAGTCCAGGCCTCCTGTGTCGGATGAAGGAAGGTTTCGACGAAGGTTTTCGAGTTATCAAAAAATTCCTACCAAAGAAACAGTGA